GTTCACAGGCACTTTCGTCTTTCCAACCATTGACAGCTATCTTATGATCTTTCACATCTGCCCCCAGAATGATTTTCTCACTGCCATATACTTCCAGCCAATGACAGAACAATTCCGGATCTTTCACCGCAATACTTCCACCTGTAACCATCTGCGCTCCACTTTCAAAAGCTATTTTCAAATCTTCATCACTCTTTACTCCACCACCAAAATCGATAACAAGAGAAGTGTGTACAGCAATCCGTTCCAACACCCGATAATTGACTACATGATGAGAAGCGGCACCGTCCAAGTCTACCACGTGAAGCCTGCGAACACCGTTCGCTTCAAACTCCTTGGCAACTTCCACCGGATTTTCATTATACACCTTTTTACTATCGTAATCTCCCTGGGAAAGGCGTACGCACTTTCCGTCAATAATATCAATGGCTGGAATAATTTCTATCATCTATTATTTATTTGCTAAAAGTTTATTATAAACGATGAACGAGTTTATTATAAACTATGATGGAGTTTATTATAAACGGCAACATAGTTTATTATAGATTCAAAAAGTTCGTCAGAATTTTCTCTCCCGTCTTGCCGCTTTTCTCCGGATGAAACTGGGTAGCATAAAAATTATCTTTATGCAAAGCAGCACTAAACGGATGAATATAATCAGTTGTAGCAGCAGTAAAGTCACAAGTAGGCACATAAAAACTATGCACGAAGTAGACAAATTCTTCGTCGGTGAATCCTTCAAAGAGTTTGCTGTTCGTTTCCCCAATTGTGTTCCAACCCATGTGCGGAACTTTATCTTCATGCTTCTGTGGAACAAAACGTTTCACGTCCACATCAAAGATATTCAAACAATCGACCTCTCCTTCTTCAGAATACCGACACATCAACTGCATACCGAGACAAATTCCAAATACAGGCTGACGGAGATTTTTTATCAGTTCGTCCATTCCCGTTGCTTTCAAGTGGTTCATGGTAGTTTCCGCCTCTCCCACTCCGGGGAAAATAACTTTATCTGCTGATTGGAGTTCTTCTTTATCAGCAGTAATCACCGCTTCCACACCCAACCGCTTTAAAGCATAATCCACAGAACGAATATTGCCGGCATTGTATTTTACAACTGCTACTTTCATCAGCTAAATATTACTGTTTTATTTTTATAAGCCAAAACTTTACGTTCGATGTGCTTCTGCACTGCACGCGAAAGAACGATTTTTTCCAAATCTTTTCCCTTATTTACAAGGTCCTCAATAGCGTCTTTATGAGTAATGCGTACTACATCCTGTTCAATAATCGGTCCGGCATCCAGTTCTGACGTTACATAATGACTAGTTGCACCAATAATTTTCACACCTCTCTGGAAAGCCGCATGATAAGGCTTCGCCCCTACAAACGCAGGAAGGAAAGAATGGTGAATATTGATAATCTTATTCGGATAAGCATTAATCATCTGCTCGGAAATTACTTGCATATAGCGTGCCAATACAATAAATGTAATCTTATGTTTGGCAAGCAGTTCCATCTCCTTACGCTCCTGTTCTTCTTTTGTCTCCTTTGTGATAGGAAACAGATAGAAAGGAATTCCAAACCGCTCTGCTACGTGCTGCAAATCCGGATGGTTGCTTATAATAAGAGGTATTTCTACATTCCATTCTCCGGCTGTATACCGTGCTAACATATCGAAAAGACAGTGTGACAGCTTAGAAACGAAAATAGCCATACGTGGTTTTACATCAGAGAAATAAAGACGAAAATCCATTTCATATTTTTGCCCGTAGAGAGTTCTGAAATAATCTTCAATTTTCTCCTGCGGAACCAGAAAGTCTTTCAGTTCCCATTCAATACGCATGAAGAATATGTTCTCTACATGATCTACATATTGATCCAGATAGATAATATTTCCTTTGTTTACCGTAATAAAGTCTGTCACCTCTGCAAGGATTCCCGGTTTGTCGGGACAGTGCAATAACAGTTTGGCTGTTGTCATCATTCTTTTTACTAATTAACGATTCTAGGCGGATTATTTTCCACCTTTCTTATTTTAGTCCGCAAAAATAACGATTTATTGCAAAATTACGAATTATTCAAGCAGAAAGTTGATATAAAAACGGTGATTTCTTACAGATAGAAAGATATCGAGAGTTATTTTCTATGAATAGAATGACAAACTTCAGGATAGTGACGCTATTGACTTCAGATAGTGACGCTATCCTATCGTGATGGCGTCACTATAACAACCGGATAGCGTCACTATCCGAAGAGAAAAAAAAACAATATTTATTTCATTACAAAAGTACTCAAAATGAGACACTAAGCGTTTTTCTCGTTTTTTCTTGAAAAAAACTTTTCTCAAAACGCTTGCAGATTTACAAAAAACAACTACCTTTGCACCCGCAATCGAGAGAGATGCAGATTAACAAAATGAAATTCTGGTGCGTTAGTTCAGTTGGTTAGAATACATGCCTGTCACGCATGGGGTCACGGGTTCGAGTCCCGTACGCACCGCTTCTTCAATAGAGAGGCAGAAAGAAATAAAAAGAGTTAGTCCAAATAAAATTTGGTGCGTTAGTTCAGTTGGTTAGAATACATGCCTGTCACGCATGGGGTCACGGGTTCGAGTCCCGTACGCACCGCAAAAGCAAATAGCAAATGAAAGAAAAGCTCTGAAATTCAAGGATTTCAGAGCTTTTTCTTTTTCTCCACTTCGGCAAAAAATAGTAGTTTTAGGCAGTTCTCACGTGGCTTATTCGTGGGACTTTTTGAAAGCCGTTTTTGCTCCCACGAATTGACGCATTTGTCTTTGATTGTCAGCTTTTTGCGTAGCTGGTTTTTGAGTGTAGCAAACTAATTTTGTACCACTTAAAAAAACAAAGAATTATGGGAGCAGTGAAAAGAAACACACTAAGCGTATTGTTTATCATCAAGAAAGCGAAACTTCTGAAAAACGGTGAAGCTCCTGTCTGTATGCGCATCACCGTAAACAAGCGAGTAGCCGAAGTTATGATTAAACGGAGTATTCCAGTAGATTTATGGAATCAGAAAAAGGAATGTTCCAAAGGAAAAGACCGGGTAGCCATCGAACTGAACCACTATATCAATACGGTTCGTGCCAAAGTATTGCAGATACACCGTGAATTGGAGATAGACAACAAACCGATAACAGCCGATATTATAAAGGATTGTTTCTACGGACGGGACAAGGTACAGCGCACCTTGCTGGAAGTGTATGCAGAGCATAACGAAAAATGTCGTGCCCTGATTGGCAAAGAATATACGGAAAGCACAGTTACCAAGTTTGATACTTCAATAAACCGCTTGAAAGAATATATCCGTAGTTGCTACCACCGTGATGATATAATGCTGGCAGAACTGGATGGGCAATTTATTCGTGATTTTGATTTTTGGCTGAAAACGGATAAGCATTGCCAAAATAATTCCGCATTGAAGCATTTGAAGAACTTGAAAAAAGTTGTTCGTATTGCTTTGGCTAACGACTGGATAAAGAAAGACCCGTTTTACGGCATCCACTTCAAGCAGGAAGAAGTTAATGTAGAGTTCCTTTCACGTGAAGAATTGGATGTTTTGATGAACAAAGAATTTACTATCAAACGTTTGGAGCAGGTAAGGGATATTTTTGTCTTTTGCTGTTTTACCGCACTTGCTTTCGTTGATGTGCAGCAGTTAAGCCGTGAGCACCTGATAAAAGACAATAACGGTGCTTTGTGGATACGCAAGGCACGGCAGAAAACCAATCAGATGTGCAACATTCCCGTTTTATCCATTCCCCAAAGGATATTGGGGAAATATGAAGATAATGCAGAGTGTATAAAGAAAGGTGTGCTTTTACCCGTAATCAGTAATCAGCGCATGAATGCCTACTTAAAAGAAATCGCTGATTTATGCGGCATTACCAAACGCTTAACTACACATGTTGCCCGGCATACTGCGGCTACCGTTGTTTTTCTCGCCAATGATGTGTCAATGGAAAATGTCTCTAAGATTTTGGGACATTCCAATATCAGAATGACACAGCATTATGCAAAAGTTTTAGATAGCTCTATTATGCGTGATATGTTGAATGTGGAGAAGAATTTTAAATAGAAAAAGAATTATGCTTGCTTTATTCTTTGACGATACATAGTTAGTCCTTTTATCTTTAAGAATGCTTGTTCATTGTTTTGAATGTCCGCCTTGATTCGCTTTATTCTTTTATTATATGATTGTGGTATTTTAAGTTTATTGTTTTGACATATTACACCAGTAACTATTGGATTTTTTGTTTTATAAAAAGTTTTAGAATGACTAATTTTATATCCTGAAGTAGTTATAATAGATAATATTTCAGGGATTTTTTTATGGAAATCTATAGAAGAAGACATTGTTATATCATCAACAAATATTGAAAATTTAATATTATTCTCTTTTGCTAATGCCTGTATTCTATCGCCAACAGGCTTGAATACCAAATTAGCTATTAATGTTGATGTTGGAACACCTTGTGGAACTTGATAATTATGTGTAGTAAGTTTAGTTAAAGTTCTTGCAATTTCAGGGGTGCATCCTAATTTTAAAAACATATAAAACACCATTTTATGATTAATGGAAGGAAAAAAGGATTTCAAGTCTGTAGTAAATACATATTTATTACCTTGATGATATTTAGCGTTAAGAATATTATCCTTCTTAGGAATACCTCCAAAAAAATAATTAGGAAGAGTTGTTTTTGAAAGTAAATAGTTATACAATCTTTTTTGTATAACTTTCAAATCTTTATTAGTGGAGTTAATTGTGCGTTTTTTTATTGTTCCATCAGAATTATATAAAGGTTCATTGGTGTCTTTATTTAATTTAGGCTTTTCCCATGTAGAGTAATATTTATCTATATTCTCTATAATGGAATCCAATTGTTGACGAGAAACTTTTAGTATATATAGCAAATGCTTTTCGGTTGTAATCATCCTACTAAAATGTATAAAAGAAATTAGAGAGCCGATAGAATATCAAAAACGGTTTTCAAAAAACTGTATATTTTTGAAATAACTGGAATTACCTTAAACAAACTTTTAAAAAGTAGATATAAGGTGCTTCCACATTTTTGAATAGACTTTAATAGTTGAGAAAACTCATCTATTTTTTTTGTCATTCTTCCTATCTTCGAAGAGCAATGGGAGGTTTTTATTTTTCCTCCTTTTGAAGGTATAACCTTTTTCATGATATATAATATTAAATGATTATATGGCAATATCGCCATGTCCTCAATCAATATTACTAATAACCAATAATACTATATACATTACCTTCTTTTGCTCTCTATTTTCATGTCCTAACAGACGTAGAGACGATTTACAAGTGGGGAATCCCTATATAGAATGCCAACAAACTATAAATGGATAAATCGCTATCTCTGATGTTTATCATTAATATAGATGAACACAGATGCTCGTCCCATAAAACCATATTGGTGTGATAAATCACTTTAATTTTGTAGTACTATTGGTTAAATTGTACCTTCTTCTACATTCTTTCAAAGAACGAATACTTTGCAAAAGTATAGAATAAAATAGTATTACCAAAGAAAAATGCTATGTAATTTTCCCAAGCTGAATAAAATATTAACAAAGGTAAGCTCCGTATTCCGTCCGTTCAAGTCCAAGCCCTACGGGTTTGAAAGAAAATCTCCACACCTCACGATGTTCGGGTAGTATTTTCTTCCAAAGACTTGCACAGACGGAATACTACACTAATAAAGTTAATGTTCTTAGTCAGTTTCGGAAAAAAATGTGTTTTTTTAAGGATGGTAGGTTATTCCTGCCGTTCCTTGTTGTAGTAGGTCTGCAAGAGCCTTTCTATATCGCTTTGACGGTAGATTATTTTGCCTTTTATCTGAATGTAAGGGATAACGCCCGTATCTCTCCATTCTTGCAGCGTGCGGATGCTTACTTTCAGCCATTTGGCTGCATCCCTGTTGCTTAGAAACTTTTCGCCGTTCAAATGCGGTCTGTTTTCCTTTGCCAGTAGGCTGATACCGTCTAACATTCTTTCCATAGACTGAAAGAAGTCTTTAATTATCTCACTATTGCCGTTTATCAGTTCCATATTATTACATCGTTATATTGATTTATAATTCGTTTGTATGATTGACAGACATACGCCTGTCAGTTACGCAGATATTCGCCATAGTAGGATATGGAAATACTATCTTTTACCACATCATAACTGATATAAAGCCGTTTAAAGGCTTCAATGATGAAGTAACGGTTATCTCCTTTCTGTATCTCGTAAACGGCTGGTTTCGCTTGTCCGTTATCCGATACATGGAGCATCGAAAGGAAATACTTTTTCTTGCTTTGGTATATCATCACTGTAGGATGAAGGTTTAAACTTTCCCATATTCCGACAATAGCAGATAATTTGAATGATTGGTTTATTTCCGTATTATATTCTTCTTTATTTTCCATATGGCAATCTTTATTTATTGTTTGATGTATAATTCGTTTTCTTGTTTTCCGTACATTCTACAATCAGTCTTTCAATATCGGCAGATTTATAGTACAGTTTGTTACCTATTTGGGAGTAGCCCAGTTTACCGCAATTCCGGTAGTTCTGTAAACTTCGGATGCTGATACCGAGCAGGGCACACACTTCACGACC
The Bacteroides luhongzhouii DNA segment above includes these coding regions:
- a CDS encoding helix-turn-helix domain-containing protein produces the protein MNIITIEEQTFKQVCGRFSGFASQVERICKENTCQPDKWLSGREVCALLGISIRSLQNYRNCGKLGYSQIGNKLYYKSADIERLIVECTENKKTNYTSNNK
- a CDS encoding reverse transcriptase family protein, producing MITTEKHLLYILKVSRQQLDSIIENIDKYYSTWEKPKLNKDTNEPLYNSDGTIKKRTINSTNKDLKVIQKRLYNYLLSKTTLPNYFFGGIPKKDNILNAKYHQGNKYVFTTDLKSFFPSINHKMVFYMFLKLGCTPEIARTLTKLTTHNYQVPQGVPTSTLIANLVFKPVGDRIQALAKENNIKFSIFVDDITMSSSIDFHKKIPEILSIITTSGYKISHSKTFYKTKNPIVTGVICQNNKLKIPQSYNKRIKRIKADIQNNEQAFLKIKGLTMYRQRIKQA
- the hisA gene encoding 1-(5-phosphoribosyl)-5-[(5-phosphoribosylamino)methylideneamino]imidazole-4-carboxamide isomerase, translated to MIEIIPAIDIIDGKCVRLSQGDYDSKKVYNENPVEVAKEFEANGVRRLHVVDLDGAASHHVVNYRVLERIAVHTSLVIDFGGGVKSDEDLKIAFESGAQMVTGGSIAVKDPELFCHWLEVYGSEKIILGADVKDHKIAVNGWKDESACELFPFLENYIDKGIRKVICTDISCDGMLGGPSIDLYKEMLAKFPDLYLMASGGVSKVDDIVALDEAGVPGVIFGKALYEGHITLKDLRIFL
- a CDS encoding helix-turn-helix domain-containing protein, whose translation is MELINGNSEIIKDFFQSMERMLDGISLLAKENRPHLNGEKFLSNRDAAKWLKVSIRTLQEWRDTGVIPYIQIKGKIIYRQSDIERLLQTYYNKERQE
- the hisH gene encoding imidazole glycerol phosphate synthase subunit HisH, with amino-acid sequence MKVAVVKYNAGNIRSVDYALKRLGVEAVITADKEELQSADKVIFPGVGEAETTMNHLKATGMDELIKNLRQPVFGICLGMQLMCRYSEEGEVDCLNIFDVDVKRFVPQKHEDKVPHMGWNTIGETNSKLFEGFTDEEFVYFVHSFYVPTCDFTAATTDYIHPFSAALHKDNFYATQFHPEKSGKTGEKILTNFLNL
- the purU gene encoding formyltetrahydrofolate deformylase, producing the protein MMTTAKLLLHCPDKPGILAEVTDFITVNKGNIIYLDQYVDHVENIFFMRIEWELKDFLVPQEKIEDYFRTLYGQKYEMDFRLYFSDVKPRMAIFVSKLSHCLFDMLARYTAGEWNVEIPLIISNHPDLQHVAERFGIPFYLFPITKETKEEQERKEMELLAKHKITFIVLARYMQVISEQMINAYPNKIINIHHSFLPAFVGAKPYHAAFQRGVKIIGATSHYVTSELDAGPIIEQDVVRITHKDAIEDLVNKGKDLEKIVLSRAVQKHIERKVLAYKNKTVIFS
- a CDS encoding DUF3876 domain-containing protein, which produces MENKEEYNTEINQSFKLSAIVGIWESLNLHPTVMIYQSKKKYFLSMLHVSDNGQAKPAVYEIQKGDNRYFIIEAFKRLYISYDVVKDSISISYYGEYLRN
- a CDS encoding site-specific integrase, with product MGAVKRNTLSVLFIIKKAKLLKNGEAPVCMRITVNKRVAEVMIKRSIPVDLWNQKKECSKGKDRVAIELNHYINTVRAKVLQIHRELEIDNKPITADIIKDCFYGRDKVQRTLLEVYAEHNEKCRALIGKEYTESTVTKFDTSINRLKEYIRSCYHRDDIMLAELDGQFIRDFDFWLKTDKHCQNNSALKHLKNLKKVVRIALANDWIKKDPFYGIHFKQEEVNVEFLSREELDVLMNKEFTIKRLEQVRDIFVFCCFTALAFVDVQQLSREHLIKDNNGALWIRKARQKTNQMCNIPVLSIPQRILGKYEDNAECIKKGVLLPVISNQRMNAYLKEIADLCGITKRLTTHVARHTAATVVFLANDVSMENVSKILGHSNIRMTQHYAKVLDSSIMRDMLNVEKNFK